The following are from one region of the Stanieria cyanosphaera PCC 7437 genome:
- a CDS encoding globin family protein, with protein MSIVTKSIVNADAEARYLSPGELERIKAFVTSGESRLRIAQTLTESRERIVKQAGDALFQKRPDIVSPGGNAYGEEMTATCLRDMDYYLRLVTYGVVAGDVTPIEEIGLVGVREMYKSLGTDVGAVAQSVREMKDVATSMMSVEDASEAASYFDYVIGAMQ; from the coding sequence ATGAGTATTGTCACGAAGTCAATCGTGAATGCTGATGCCGAAGCTCGTTACTTGAGCCCTGGCGAGTTAGAAAGAATCAAAGCTTTTGTTACTTCTGGTGAAAGCCGTCTGCGGATTGCACAAACTTTAACTGAATCTCGCGAGCGGATTGTTAAACAAGCAGGTGACGCTTTATTCCAAAAACGTCCTGATATTGTTTCTCCTGGTGGTAATGCTTACGGAGAAGAAATGACCGCTACTTGCTTACGCGATATGGATTACTATCTCCGTCTAGTCACCTATGGTGTAGTAGCAGGCGATGTAACTCCCATCGAAGAAATTGGTTTAGTTGGTGTTCGCGAAATGTACAAGTCTTTAGGAACTGACGTTGGTGCAGTTGCTCAAAGCGTTCGCGAAATGAAAGATGTTGCTACTTCTATGATGTCTGTAGAAGATGCTTCTGAAGCTGCTTCTTACTTTGACTACGTCATTGGAGCAATGCAGTAG
- a CDS encoding phycobilisome linker polypeptide produces the protein MRMFKVTACVPSQTRIRTQRELQNTYFTKLVPYDNWFREQQRIMKMGGKILKVELATGKQGTNTGLL, from the coding sequence ATGCGGATGTTTAAAGTTACTGCTTGTGTTCCTAGTCAAACTAGAATTCGGACTCAGCGCGAACTTCAAAATACTTACTTTACTAAATTAGTTCCTTATGATAACTGGTTTCGTGAGCAACAGCGAATCATGAAAATGGGTGGCAAAATTCTCAAAGTAGAATTGGCAACTGGAAAGCAAGGTACTAATACAGGCTTATTGTGA
- a CDS encoding FtsW/RodA/SpoVE family cell cycle protein: MQQYLKLLSSRFNLQTKHWALEARLLYWLTLVWLLVGLVTLVSASFPEGVVEYNDGFYLLKRQLLGVLIGFVCFFSVVNNPLKAVLKLSPWMVIVCLLAIFMTLIPGLGKTTYGASRWIAIGPFTLQPSELIKPFLVLQAAYLFAQWKKLDSGVKIGWLAIFSVILLGILKQPNLSTTALCGMSLWLIAVAAQLPWSQLLMTSIGGLSLATLSIYINPYQRDRIVFFLDPWQDYQGKGYQLIQSLLAIASGGLGGSGFGLSQQKLSYLPIRTTDFIFAVYAEEFGFIGSVLLLVFILGYGTLALRVAFKCNNPISRLVAIGVMILMVGQSLINIGVATGSLPTTGLPLPFFSYGTNSMIASLLLAALLIRVARENCQTEPMRLRKSLEVRRK; this comes from the coding sequence GTGCAGCAATATCTCAAGTTGTTAAGTTCTCGCTTTAATTTGCAAACGAAACATTGGGCGTTAGAAGCAAGATTGTTGTATTGGTTAACTTTGGTTTGGCTGTTGGTTGGTTTAGTTACTTTGGTATCTGCTTCTTTCCCTGAAGGCGTAGTTGAATACAACGATGGTTTTTATTTATTAAAACGCCAATTATTAGGGGTGTTGATTGGCTTTGTTTGTTTTTTTTCAGTGGTAAATAACCCTTTAAAAGCGGTTTTAAAGCTTTCTCCTTGGATGGTAATAGTATGTTTGTTGGCAATTTTTATGACTTTGATTCCAGGCTTAGGAAAAACTACTTATGGTGCTAGTCGTTGGATTGCTATTGGTCCTTTTACTTTACAGCCTTCAGAATTAATTAAACCCTTTTTAGTGTTACAAGCAGCTTATCTTTTTGCTCAATGGAAAAAACTAGATTCTGGTGTAAAAATTGGTTGGTTAGCTATTTTTAGTGTAATTTTGCTGGGGATTTTAAAACAACCAAATTTGAGTACGACAGCTTTGTGTGGTATGAGTTTGTGGTTAATAGCGGTTGCTGCTCAATTACCTTGGAGTCAGTTGTTAATGACTTCAATTGGAGGTTTAAGTTTAGCTACTTTGAGTATTTATATTAATCCTTATCAACGCGATCGAATTGTCTTTTTTCTCGATCCTTGGCAAGATTATCAGGGTAAAGGTTATCAATTAATTCAAAGTTTACTTGCGATCGCGTCTGGTGGTTTAGGTGGTTCTGGTTTTGGCTTATCTCAACAAAAATTGTCCTATTTACCAATTCGTACTACAGATTTCATTTTTGCAGTTTATGCTGAAGAATTTGGTTTTATTGGTAGTGTTTTACTCTTAGTTTTTATTCTTGGTTACGGAACTTTGGCTTTAAGAGTAGCTTTTAAATGTAACAATCCAATCTCCAGATTAGTAGCAATTGGAGTGATGATTTTGATGGTAGGACAATCTTTAATTAATATCGGCGTAGCAACTGGTTCTTTGCCTACCACAGGTTTACCTTTACCCTTTTTTAGCTATGGTACTAACTCGATGATTGCTAGTTTGTTATTAGCAGCATTATTAATTAGAGTAGCTAGAGAAAATTGTCAAACCGAACCAATGAGGTTAAGAAAATCCCTAGAAGTTAGGAGGAAGTAA
- the apcB gene encoding allophycocyanin subunit beta, with amino-acid sequence MQDAITSVINSADVQGKYLDGASMDKLKNYFKTGQLRVRAASVISANAATIVKEAVAKSLLYSDVTRPGGNMYTTRRYAACIRDLDYYLRYATYAMLAGDPSILDERVLNGLKETYNSLGVPVSSTVQAIQAIKEVTASLVGADAGKEMGVYLDYICSGLS; translated from the coding sequence ATGCAAGACGCAATTACTTCTGTTATTAATTCTGCTGACGTTCAAGGTAAGTACCTCGATGGTGCTTCAATGGACAAGCTCAAAAACTATTTTAAAACTGGTCAATTAAGAGTACGTGCAGCTAGCGTAATTAGTGCTAATGCAGCTACCATCGTTAAAGAAGCAGTAGCAAAATCTTTGCTATATTCTGACGTAACTCGTCCTGGTGGTAATATGTATACCACTCGTCGTTATGCTGCTTGTATTCGTGACCTCGACTACTATCTCCGCTATGCTACTTACGCTATGTTAGCTGGCGATCCTTCCATCTTAGACGAGCGCGTACTCAACGGCTTAAAAGAAACCTATAATTCTTTAGGTGTTCCTGTTTCTTCAACTGTTCAAGCAATCCAAGCAATCAAAGAAGTTACTGCTAGCTTGGTAGGTGCTGATGCAGGAAAAGAAATGGGTGTTTACTTAGACTACATTTGCTCTGGCTTGAGCTAA